The following are encoded in a window of Gossypium raimondii isolate GPD5lz chromosome 13, ASM2569854v1, whole genome shotgun sequence genomic DNA:
- the LOC105781705 gene encoding uncharacterized protein LOC105781705, whose translation MHGNDVYNTKARFGGKNREISIDCKVNEDAKLCFRVDKKRFLQIKGLKWKLRGHERIEVVDGENKGEIWRQKSRCRFSMKGIEWRKMRKSLVRSGGSSSSSSVSMSPACSGGSSLVMGWASVEESELSNAPTGFSSLVHA comes from the exons ATGCATGGCAACGATGTTTACAACACAAAAGCTAGATTCGGAGGCAAAAACAGGGAGATCTCCATTGATTGTAAGGTAAACGAGGATGCAAAGTTGTGTTTTAGAGTGGATAAAAAAAGGTTTTTGCAAataaagggacttaaatggaaACTTAGAGGCCATGAGAGGATTGAAGTAGTTGATGGG GAGAACAAGGGGGAGATTTGGAGGCAGAAAAGTCGGTGTAGGTTTAGCATGAAAGGGATAGAGTGGAGAAAAATGAGGAAAAGCTTGGTGAGGAGTGGTGGAAGCTCGTCGTCTTCATCAGTATCTATGTCTCCAGCTTGTTCAGGAGGTAGCTCTTTGGTAATGGGGTGGGCAAGCGTGGAGGAGAGTGAGTTAAGTAATGCTCCAACTGGCTTCTCTTCGCTTGTACATGCCTAA